Proteins found in one Sporosarcina sp. FSL K6-3457 genomic segment:
- a CDS encoding NfeD family protein: MRKMIGSVLLFILFVSTFAFPFAAPEAASQIVYKVPIKKEVEKGLYAFLQRSFSEAEEAGAKAIILEINTPGGFVDAAWEIAKLMDETELRIIAYVNPKALSAGAFIALHADDIYMAKNATMGAAQVIESSGNAAADKVHSAWVADMVSAAESSDHGRKPKYAQAMADSSTDIPEYRAGVGKLLTLTASEAEEVGYSEGTVASFKELLQKTGYENAEIISTNKTFAESLASIITNPVVVPILLSIASLGLVLELYSPGFGVPGTMSLIAFVLFFYGHLVAGLAGYETIILFIIGAILVVAEFFLPHGIAGAIGSLAIIGSIIMAGGNPMYMAGSVLIAIAIAVTGMVIIMKFFGKKLHLLNKVVLMDSTDTELGYVSNVNRVELLGRIAKTSTPLRPAGTIELDGERIDVVSEGSYIDKGISVSIVKVEGSRVVVRESVEKGENE, encoded by the coding sequence ATGCGTAAAATGATAGGAAGCGTGCTCCTGTTCATTTTATTCGTCTCGACGTTTGCATTTCCGTTCGCAGCACCTGAAGCGGCAAGTCAAATAGTATATAAAGTTCCGATTAAAAAAGAAGTTGAAAAAGGATTATATGCATTTTTGCAACGCTCGTTTTCAGAAGCTGAGGAAGCAGGAGCGAAAGCGATTATCCTGGAGATTAATACACCGGGTGGCTTTGTGGATGCGGCTTGGGAGATAGCCAAGTTGATGGACGAGACAGAGCTTCGGATAATCGCTTACGTCAATCCAAAAGCGCTTTCAGCTGGCGCGTTCATCGCACTTCATGCAGATGACATTTATATGGCGAAGAACGCCACAATGGGTGCTGCACAAGTAATTGAATCGTCAGGTAATGCGGCGGCAGATAAAGTGCATAGTGCGTGGGTGGCAGATATGGTGAGTGCTGCGGAGTCGTCGGATCATGGTCGCAAACCAAAATACGCGCAAGCCATGGCGGATAGCTCGACTGATATTCCTGAATACCGGGCGGGCGTAGGTAAATTGTTAACGCTGACTGCTTCGGAGGCGGAGGAAGTCGGCTATAGTGAAGGAACAGTAGCTTCATTTAAAGAGTTATTACAAAAAACTGGCTACGAAAATGCCGAAATTATTTCAACAAATAAAACATTCGCAGAAAGTCTAGCAAGCATTATTACAAATCCGGTCGTTGTTCCAATCTTGTTATCGATTGCGAGCCTTGGTCTTGTACTGGAATTGTATTCCCCAGGATTTGGTGTGCCGGGAACAATGTCCCTTATCGCATTCGTGTTATTTTTCTACGGGCATTTAGTGGCTGGACTTGCGGGCTATGAAACGATTATTCTGTTCATCATTGGGGCGATTCTCGTCGTTGCGGAATTCTTCCTCCCGCATGGTATAGCAGGAGCTATTGGTTCGCTCGCAATTATTGGTAGTATCATTATGGCGGGCGGCAATCCGATGTATATGGCAGGCTCTGTCCTTATCGCGATTGCTATTGCTGTCACGGGGATGGTGATTATTATGAAGTTTTTCGGTAAAAAGTTGCATTTGCTCAACAAAGTTGTGCTAATGGATTCGACAGATACAGAGCTCGGTTATGTGTCGAATGTCAACAGGGTAGAATTACTCGGACGTATTGCTAAAACGTCCACTCCGCTTAGGCCAGCTGGGACTATCGAGCTGGATGGAGAAAGAATTGATGTTGTTTCTGAAGGAAGCTACATTGATAAAGGAATAAGTGTTAGTATTGTGAAGGTTGAAGGTTCCCGAGTTGTAGTTAGGGAATCAGTAGAGAAAGGGGAGAATGAATAA
- the rpsU gene encoding 30S ribosomal protein S21: MSKTVVRKNESLEDALRRFKRTVSKSGTIQEVRKREFYEKPSVKRKKKSEAARKRKF; encoded by the coding sequence ATGTCGAAAACTGTTGTTCGTAAAAACGAATCGCTTGAAGATGCTCTTCGCCGCTTCAAACGTACTGTATCCAAAAGTGGAACAATACAAGAGGTAAGAAAGCGCGAGTTTTATGAGAAACCAAGCGTAAAACGTAAAAAGAAATCTGAAGCTGCAAGGAAACGTAAGTTCTAA
- the deoC gene encoding deoxyribose-phosphate aldolase gives MNTEFATYIDHTLLKADAKKDEIMELCQEARQYTFASVCVNPTWVKTAATALEGSPVKVCTVIGFPLGASTSEVKAFETTNAIENGAGEIDMVINIGALRGGEDELVKQDIEAVVQAAKGKAIVKVIIESALLTEQEKRKACELSILAGADFVKTSTGFSTGGATEEDIKLMRAVVGPKTGVKASGGVRSFEDMKKMIDAGATRIGASSGVQIMQGLASTSDY, from the coding sequence TTGAATACGGAGTTTGCAACTTATATCGATCATACATTACTAAAAGCTGATGCGAAAAAAGATGAAATTATGGAGCTTTGTCAAGAAGCGCGTCAATACACTTTTGCATCTGTCTGTGTCAATCCAACTTGGGTGAAAACAGCAGCGACAGCACTGGAAGGTTCACCTGTTAAAGTATGCACAGTGATTGGCTTTCCTCTGGGAGCATCAACTTCCGAAGTGAAAGCATTCGAAACGACCAATGCGATTGAAAACGGTGCAGGGGAAATCGATATGGTCATTAATATCGGCGCACTGCGTGGCGGTGAGGATGAGCTTGTCAAACAGGATATTGAAGCTGTCGTACAGGCAGCTAAAGGGAAAGCAATTGTCAAAGTGATTATTGAATCAGCTTTGCTGACAGAACAGGAAAAAAGAAAAGCTTGTGAGCTATCTATTCTCGCAGGTGCTGATTTTGTGAAGACGTCAACAGGCTTTTCAACTGGTGGTGCAACAGAAGAAGATATTAAACTGATGCGAGCAGTTGTAGGACCAAAAACAGGCGTCAAAGCTTCAGGCGGCGTTCGCAGTTTTGAAGACATGAAAAAAATGATTGATGCAGGCGCAACACGAATTGGTGCCAGCTCAGGTGTTCAAATTATGCAGGGATTAGCCTCTACTTCAGATTATTAA
- the mtaB gene encoding tRNA (N(6)-L-threonylcarbamoyladenosine(37)-C(2))-methylthiotransferase MtaB, protein MSNELPKTVSMYTLGCKVNHYETEAIWQLFKEVGYDREDFERNSDVYVINTCTVTNTGDKKSRQVIRRAIRKNPDAVICVTGCYAQTSPAEIMAIPGVDIVVGTQDRHKLLGLIDEYRVERQPINAVRNIMKNRVYEELDVPAFTDRTRASLKIQEGCNNFCTFCIIPWARGLMRSRDPQEVIRQAQQLVDAGYLELVLTGIHTGGYGEDLKDYNLARLLRDLESQVTGLKRLRISSIEASQITDEVIDVLRESKVVVRHLHIPIQSGSDTVLKRMRRKYTMEFFAERLDRLREALPQLAITSDVIVGFPGETEEEFMDTYNFIRDYRFSELHVFPYSKRTGTPAARMGDQVDEDVKNERVHRLIELNDQLAKQYASTFEDEVLEVIPEATYKLDPDSGLYEGYTDNYLKVVFLADESMVGKIVRVKITKPGYPYNEAQFVRVVEGEQVHA, encoded by the coding sequence ATGAGTAATGAGCTTCCGAAAACCGTATCTATGTATACTTTAGGCTGCAAAGTGAATCATTATGAAACTGAGGCGATTTGGCAACTTTTTAAAGAGGTTGGCTACGATCGCGAAGATTTTGAGAGGAATTCTGACGTTTATGTCATCAATACATGCACAGTTACCAATACGGGTGATAAGAAGAGTCGGCAAGTGATCCGTCGTGCGATTCGGAAAAACCCTGATGCGGTTATTTGTGTGACGGGTTGTTACGCACAGACTTCACCTGCTGAAATCATGGCAATTCCAGGTGTGGACATTGTTGTGGGGACACAGGACCGACATAAGTTACTTGGTTTGATTGATGAGTATCGCGTAGAGCGTCAGCCGATTAATGCCGTTCGTAACATTATGAAAAATAGAGTTTATGAAGAGCTTGATGTACCGGCATTTACGGATCGTACACGTGCATCGCTAAAAATCCAAGAAGGCTGTAATAACTTCTGTACATTTTGTATCATTCCTTGGGCGCGTGGCTTGATGCGCTCACGTGATCCACAAGAAGTAATTCGTCAAGCGCAACAGCTGGTGGACGCAGGGTATTTAGAACTTGTACTTACGGGAATTCATACAGGTGGTTATGGGGAAGATTTGAAGGACTATAATCTTGCGCGTTTACTGCGTGATTTGGAGTCTCAAGTGACAGGGCTTAAGCGTTTGCGTATTAGTTCGATTGAAGCAAGTCAAATAACAGATGAAGTCATCGATGTTTTGAGAGAGTCAAAAGTTGTTGTTCGTCATCTACATATCCCGATTCAGTCTGGTTCAGATACAGTGCTAAAACGGATGCGTAGAAAATATACGATGGAATTTTTTGCGGAGCGTTTAGATAGACTTCGTGAGGCGTTACCACAGCTAGCTATCACTTCAGACGTCATTGTTGGTTTCCCTGGCGAGACGGAAGAGGAATTTATGGATACGTATAATTTCATCCGAGATTATCGTTTTTCTGAGCTGCATGTTTTCCCTTATTCGAAACGGACGGGTACGCCTGCCGCTAGGATGGGAGACCAAGTGGATGAAGACGTAAAAAATGAACGCGTACATCGCTTGATCGAATTGAACGATCAACTGGCGAAACAATATGCGTCAACCTTTGAGGATGAAGTGCTTGAAGTCATTCCAGAAGCAACTTATAAATTGGATCCGGATAGTGGCCTTTATGAAGGCTACACGGATAATTATTTGAAAGTTGTCTTTCTAGCCGATGAATCAATGGTCGGTAAAATTGTCCGTGTAAAAATTACAAAGCCGGGCTATCCATATAACGAGGCCCAATTTGTTCGCGTTGTTGAAGGCGAACAAGTACATGCTTAA
- a CDS encoding transcriptional regulator gives MLIKSLEYGESLDMMYIAKDGGVSKRRVKVLHVGEGSFRAYCHLRSTRRTFTIDNVLALVPVIHRERDVI, from the coding sequence ATGTTAATCAAGTCATTGGAATATGGTGAGTCTCTGGATATGATGTATATTGCTAAGGACGGTGGAGTAAGCAAACGGAGGGTGAAGGTATTGCATGTTGGTGAGGGGTCGTTTAGGGCGTACTGTCATCTAAGAAGTACTAGACGTACCTTTACCATTGACAACGTTTTGGCGCTCGTTCCCGTCATCCACAGAGAGAGGGATGTCATATAA